From a single Sander vitreus isolate 19-12246 chromosome 4, sanVit1, whole genome shotgun sequence genomic region:
- the phc2b gene encoding polyhomeotic-like protein 2b produces MESEPGAPASTANSTGTAATSSSTTAASSSSTSNTTATTSTASTSSSSSSSNINSSVSSSTTAAGRQTVPQISVYSGIPDRQTVQVFQQALHRQPNTAAQYLQQMYAAQQQHLMLQTAALQQQHNLSTAQLQSLAAVQQASIAAGRQSSSQNGTSSQQTGSTQATINLTTSPAAAQLISRAQSISSTPTSISQQAVLLGSPSSTTLTASQAQMYLRAQMSNLVQVARSLGRAVPLSPQLIFTPTATVTAVQSESSTQASLQNQVQNLAIRGQQGAATSSSQTQTLQALSLKQSPVPIQPASLIKNPSQVTQASTGGKSVSFDSSSEAGKKGESAAVTEVRAINMSRSVTAISAQPLIAPAYTQIQPHSLVQQHKQQQQFVVHQSQGSQRTTGQLLQTASIQPSQHPVPVLPKPAPHQPSMPSQQATIFHSTISPHALHSSLNHAKAQPVQLTAINLQIQPTASRLVQDSKDKPTSLVVRETCPAPATQQQQQQQQQQQQQQLRPKSSAGTHNARNAVLCTNIFSFTAVKAALLLKSDRSHKQQRLLVGVCVCVCVYLSDHCNNKREQTTRVFSANTAEVAGGGSAKRPSAAPGTPPPAMTSGNENEAPTVTGSTPQNGENKPPQAIVKPQVLTHVIEGFVIQEGAEPFPVCVERLPILIDSPRKLDHQLSSDPDKTPVSNAANTDSEPEDLNQSEKEQEPKLTCEYCGWVDFAYTFKGSKRFCSMVCAKRYNVGCTKRIGLFHPERSKPTNRWRRRSQGRSSIEAKKQKLSPSPQQTQGGSVSSPHPSQPSQEESSLCSDMSSYEEPASPLSAASSGSLAPAPAQVPVHRHPSRASDQESCAVRDAPSLCQRFLPNDPTKWNVEEVYEFIRSLPGCQEIADEFRSQEIDGQALLLLKEDHLMSTMNIKLGPALKIFARINMLKDS; encoded by the exons ATGGAGAGTGAGCCGGGGGCCCCTGCCTCTACAGCAAACAGCACCGGGACCGCTGCCACCTCCTCCAGCACCACAGCTGCCAGCAGTAGTAGTACCTCTAacactactgctactacttcTACGGCTTCCAcgagcagtagtagtagtagtagtaacatTAACAGTAGTGTCAGTAGTAGTACTACAGCAGCAGGAAGACAAACAGTGCCTCAGATATCTGTTTACAGCGGGATACCTGACCGACAAACAGTGCAG GTGTTCCAGCAGGCGTTACACAGACAGCCTAACACAGCAGCACAATACCTGCAGCAGATGTACGCTGCTCAGCAGCAGCATTTGATGTTGCAAACCGCAGccctccagcagcagcacaaccttagcACCGCTCAGCTCCAGAGCCTGGCTGCTGTACAGCAG GCCAGTATCGCAGCTGGCCGGCAAAGCTCTTCACAGAACGGCACTTCATCCCAGCAAACGGGATCGACTCAGGCTACG ATCAACCTGACCACCTCCCCAGCAGCAGCTCAGCTGATCAGCCGGGCCCAGAGCATTAGTTCCACGCCTACCAGTATTTCCCAGCAGGCTGTTCTGCTGGGCAGCCCATCTAGCACCACGCTCACGGCCAGCCAGGCACAGATGTACCTGCGCGCACAGATG AGTAACCTGGTGCAGGTGGCCAGGAGCCTGGGCCGGGCTGTTCCACTGTCCCCGCAGCTCATCTTTACTCCAACGGCCACAGTGACTGCTGTCCAGTCAGAGAGCTCCACGCAGGCCTCCTTACAG AATCAGGTCCAAAACCTTGCCATCCGtggccagcagggggcagcCACATCCTCCTCTCAGACTCAGACCCTGCAGGCTCTTAGTCTGAAGCAGAGCCCTGTGCCCATCCAGCCCGCCTCGCTGATCAAGAATCCCAGCCAAGTAACGCAGGCCTCCACAGGGGGGAAGTCTGTCTCCTTCGACAGTTCATCTGAAGCAGGGAAGAAGGGGGAAAGTGCAGCAGTCACAGAAGTCCGAGCTATAAACATGAGCCGCAGTGTCACAGCTATCAGTGCTCAGCCCCTGATTGCTCCAG CATACACGCAAATTCAGCCCCACTCCCTGGTTCAGCAgcacaagcagcagcagcagtttgtgGTCCATCAGAGTCAAGGTTCCCAGAGGACCACGGGCCAGCTGCTGCAGACGGCCTCCATTCAGCCATCACAGCACCCTGTCCCTGTACTGCCCAAACCTGCTCCACACCAGCCCTCCATGCCCAGCCAGCAGGCCACCATCTTCCACTCCACCATCAGCCCCCACGCCCTCCACTCCTCCCTCAACCATGCCAAAGCTCAGCCCGTCCAGCTCACGGCCATCAACCTGCAAATACAGCCAACG GCATCTCGACTGGTTCAGGACAGTAAAGATAAGCCAACCTCTCTGGTGGTCAGAGAGACATGTCCAGCCCCtgccacacagcagcagcaacaacaacagcagcaacagcagcagcagcag CTGCGGCCAAAAAGCTCAGCTGGTACCCACAATGCACGCAATGCTGTGTTGTGCACAAACAT CTTTTCTTTTACGGCAGTGAAAGCGGCGCTGCTGCTTAAAAGCGATCGCAGTCACAAACAGCAGCGGCTGctggtcggtgtgtgtgtgtgtgtgtgtgtgtatctgtcggATCATTGCAACAACAAACGCGAGCAAACCACACGTGTTTTCTCTGCTAACACAGCGGAAGTCG CAGGAGGGGGCTCAGCCAAGAGGCCGAGTGCTGCACCTGGGACCCCACCTCCAGCCATGACCTCAGGAAATGAGAACGAGGCGCCCACTGTGACGGGGAGCACACCGCAGAACGGAGAGAACAAACCGCCCCAGGCCATCGTCAAGCCCCAGGTCCTCACACATGTCATCGAAGGCTTTGTCATCCAGGAGGGAGCGGAGCCATTCCCCGTGTGT GTGGAGCGTCTGCCCATTCTTATCGACAGCCCAAGGAAGCTGGATCATCAGCTCTCCTCAGACCCCGACAAAACCCCCGTCAGCAACGCAGCAAACACCGACTCTGAGCCTGAGGACCTGAACCAGTCAG AAAAGGAGCAAGAACCCAAGCTGACCTGTGAATACTGTGGCTGGGTGGACTTTGCCTACACGTTCAAAGGCTCGAAGAGATTCTGCTCCATGGTTTGTGCAAAGAG GTACAACGTGGGCTGTACGAAGCGGATAGGCCTTTTCCATCCAGAGAGGAGTAAACCAACTAATCGCTGGCGTAGAAGATCTCAGGGCCGCTCTAGTATAGAGGCGAAgaagcag AAGCTGTCCCCCTCACCGCAGCAGACTCAGGGCGGTTCTGTATCCTCACCGCATCCCTCACAGCCCAGTCAGGAGGAGTCCAGCCTGTGTTCGGACATGTCCAGCTACGAGGAGCCGGCGTCTCCCCTTTCGGCAGCCAGCTCTGGATCCCTGGCCCCTGCTCCAGCCCAGGTCCCCGTCCACCGGCATCCGAGCAGGGCCTCGGACCAGGAGAGCTGTGCTGTTAGAGATGCACCTTCACTCTGTCAGCGCTTCTTACCCAACGACCCCACCAAGTGGAATGTGGAAGAAGTTTACGAGTTCATTCGTTCATTGCCAG GTTGTCAAGAGATAGCCGACGAGTTTCGCTCTCAGGAGATTGATGGACAGGCCTTGCTACTGTTAAAGGAGGACCACCTCATGAGCACTATGAACATTAAACTGGGACCTGCACTCAAAATCTTTGCACGCATCAACATGCTCAAAGACtcttag